A DNA window from Chryseobacterium scophthalmum contains the following coding sequences:
- a CDS encoding ATP-dependent Clp protease ATP-binding subunit yields the protein MDYKFSQGLSQVFKQSKNEAKRLKSEFLNTEHLLLGIIKTENSAKEILQGLNADLTQIRRKIETLNTASLNPISEEVTNISFTKMADHSIKRAELECRQYKSNEINTVHLLLGILYKYEDPTSSILGAYDIDYEGVSREYQTMLKNSGEAPQNSAYDDDDDREEFEQMRKPTGNLGSSKSKTPTLDNFGRDLTSLARDGKLDPVIGREKEIERVSQILSRRKKNNPLLIGEPGVGKSAIAEGLALRIQQKKVSRVLFGKRVITLDLASLVAGTKYRGQFEERMKAIMTELEKNRDVILFIDELHTIVGAGSSTGSLDASNMFKPALARGEIQCIGATTLDEYRQYIEKDGALERRFQKVMVEPTSIDETIQILNQIKDKYEEHHNVVYTEEAILACVNLTSRYITDRFLPDKAIDAMDEAGSRVYIKNMKVPTAIIDFEKKIEDIKELKQKAVKAQDYLEARKLKDEEERLQMELNSAQDQWDKDVKEKKETVSEESVAEVVSMMSGVPVTKVGKNELDKLAGMDNNLNGKVIGQEDAVKKVVKAIQRNRAGLKDPNRPIGTFIFLGTTGVGKTELAKVMARELFDSDEALIRIDMSEYMEKFAVSRLVGAPPGYVGYEEGGQLTEAVRRKPYAVVLLDEIEKAHPDVFNILLQILDEGHVTDSLGRKIDFRNTIIILTSNIGTRDIKDFGDGVGFGTNAKKTSSDSRTRSTIENALKKAFAPEFLNRIDDIVIFNSLERTDISKIIDIELSKLYSRLEKLGYKVDLTTEAKDFISEKGWDKDFGARPLKRAIQKYIEDLLAEMLVNKQLTEGETVTLDVNEAKDGLEGKTQKTKKSAEKSSQ from the coding sequence ATGGATTATAAGTTTTCACAAGGTTTGAGCCAAGTGTTCAAGCAAAGCAAAAATGAAGCTAAAAGGCTGAAAAGTGAATTTCTTAATACAGAACATCTACTTTTAGGTATTATAAAAACAGAAAACTCTGCAAAAGAAATCCTTCAAGGGCTTAATGCCGATTTAACACAGATCAGAAGAAAAATTGAAACTTTAAATACAGCAAGTCTAAATCCTATTTCTGAGGAAGTCACCAATATTTCATTCACGAAAATGGCAGATCATTCCATTAAGCGTGCAGAATTAGAATGCAGACAATACAAAAGCAACGAGATCAATACCGTTCACCTGCTTTTGGGCATTTTATATAAATATGAGGATCCTACTTCAAGTATTTTAGGAGCTTACGATATTGACTATGAAGGAGTTTCAAGAGAATATCAAACAATGCTTAAAAATTCCGGAGAGGCACCTCAGAATTCGGCTTACGATGATGATGATGACAGAGAAGAATTTGAGCAGATGAGAAAGCCTACAGGAAATCTGGGTTCTTCAAAAAGTAAAACTCCAACCTTAGATAATTTTGGTAGAGATCTTACTTCTTTGGCAAGAGACGGAAAATTGGATCCTGTAATCGGTCGTGAGAAAGAAATCGAAAGAGTTTCACAAATTTTATCAAGAAGAAAGAAAAACAATCCGTTGTTGATTGGTGAACCGGGTGTTGGTAAATCTGCCATCGCTGAAGGTTTAGCTTTACGAATTCAGCAGAAAAAAGTTTCAAGAGTTCTTTTTGGTAAAAGAGTAATTACTTTGGATCTTGCGAGTTTGGTTGCCGGAACAAAATACCGTGGTCAATTCGAAGAAAGAATGAAAGCGATCATGACGGAGCTTGAAAAGAACCGTGATGTGATTTTATTCATTGACGAGTTGCACACCATTGTTGGTGCGGGAAGTTCTACAGGAAGTTTAGATGCTTCAAATATGTTTAAACCGGCTTTAGCAAGAGGTGAAATTCAATGTATTGGTGCCACAACTCTTGATGAGTACCGTCAGTATATTGAGAAAGACGGAGCTTTAGAAAGAAGATTCCAGAAAGTAATGGTGGAGCCAACTTCTATCGATGAAACGATTCAGATTTTGAATCAGATTAAAGATAAATATGAAGAGCATCACAATGTAGTTTATACAGAAGAAGCTATTTTGGCTTGTGTCAATTTGACATCAAGATATATTACAGACCGATTTTTACCGGACAAAGCGATTGATGCGATGGATGAAGCAGGATCTCGTGTTTACATTAAAAACATGAAAGTTCCTACTGCCATTATCGATTTTGAAAAGAAAATTGAAGACATTAAAGAATTGAAACAAAAAGCTGTAAAAGCTCAGGATTACCTGGAAGCAAGAAAGCTGAAAGATGAAGAAGAGCGTTTGCAAATGGAGTTGAATTCTGCCCAGGATCAATGGGATAAAGATGTAAAAGAGAAAAAAGAAACGGTATCCGAAGAAAGTGTTGCAGAAGTAGTTTCTATGATGAGCGGTGTTCCTGTAACAAAAGTTGGTAAAAATGAATTGGATAAATTGGCCGGAATGGATAATAACCTGAACGGAAAAGTTATTGGTCAGGAAGACGCTGTGAAAAAGGTCGTAAAAGCTATCCAAAGAAACAGAGCAGGATTGAAAGATCCGAACAGACCTATCGGAACCTTTATTTTCTTAGGAACAACCGGTGTTGGTAAAACTGAGCTGGCAAAAGTAATGGCAAGAGAACTCTTCGATTCTGACGAAGCATTGATCAGAATTGACATGAGTGAATATATGGAGAAATTTGCAGTTTCTAGATTGGTTGGTGCGCCTCCAGGATATGTTGGATATGAAGAAGGTGGACAATTAACTGAAGCGGTAAGAAGAAAACCTTATGCAGTCGTTCTTTTAGATGAGATTGAAAAAGCGCATCCGGATGTATTCAATATCTTGTTGCAAATCTTAGATGAAGGTCATGTAACAGACAGTTTAGGTAGAAAAATTGACTTTAGAAATACAATTATCATCCTTACTTCAAACATCGGAACAAGAGACATTAAAGACTTTGGTGATGGTGTAGGATTCGGAACTAATGCTAAGAAAACCAGTTCTGATTCCAGAACAAGAAGTACGATTGAAAATGCTCTTAAAAAAGCATTTGCTCCGGAATTCTTAAACAGAATTGACGATATTGTGATTTTCAACTCTCTTGAGAGAACTGATATTTCTAAAATTATCGATATTGAATTGTCTAAACTATATTCAAGACTTGAAAAATTAGGTTACAAAGTAGATCTAACTACTGAAGCCAAAGATTTCATCTCAGAAAAAGGATGGGACAAAGATTTTGGTGCAAGACCATTGAAGAGAGCTATCCAGAAGTATATTGAGGATTTATTGGCAGAAATGCTGGTCAACAAACAATTAACTGAAGGCGAAACGGTAACTTTAGATGTAAATGAAGCTAAAGACGGATTAGAAGGAAAAACACAGAAGACAAAAAAGTCTGCTGAGAAATCTTCTCAATAA
- a CDS encoding uroporphyrinogen decarboxylase, with translation MSPEIVNYIGYAASVFIVLSFILKDLTKIRIVNCIGCLCFVIYGIFSGMLWPVIIPNGIICFVQVYHLLIAKKK, from the coding sequence ATGAGTCCTGAAATTGTCAATTACATCGGCTATGCTGCTTCAGTTTTTATCGTTTTGAGTTTTATTCTTAAAGATTTAACCAAAATCAGGATTGTCAATTGTATTGGTTGTCTCTGTTTTGTCATCTATGGAATTTTCAGTGGAATGCTTTGGCCGGTTATTATTCCCAACGGAATTATTTGCTTTGTACAGGTATATCATTTACTCATTGCAAAGAAGAAATAA
- a CDS encoding glycosyltransferase has product MARKKILISAFSNLYTDQRIEKVCKTLHENGYEIELIGNNWGGEEAMIRPYPFSRINIISKTLKTAYFEFNWMLYWQLYEKANEHTILLANDLDALLPNYLLAKKLNIPLIFDSHEIFSEMPAVQGKMSQKLWRYLQNKIVPNLKFMITASGSYAKWFHNKYGINPTVIQNAPRKIDFSIEIPENNPKIILYQGAINPFRGIDKAILAMHHLENVIFKIAGDGPKKKEYEDLIVKENLQDKVQFLGKLLPEDLREITLTADVGMSIEENGGESYEFSLPNKVLDCIQARAPLILSPLPEMLSIKNQFDVGEIIKNHQPENIATAINLVLNKGRKNYQLELKKASEILCWENEEVKLLDVFEKASR; this is encoded by the coding sequence ATGGCTCGAAAAAAAATATTAATTTCTGCATTCAGTAATCTTTATACCGACCAAAGAATTGAAAAAGTTTGTAAAACGCTGCATGAAAACGGTTATGAAATTGAATTGATCGGTAATAATTGGGGTGGGGAAGAAGCAATGATCCGTCCGTATCCTTTTTCAAGGATAAATATTATTTCTAAAACTTTAAAGACCGCTTATTTTGAGTTTAACTGGATGCTTTATTGGCAGCTTTATGAAAAAGCAAATGAACATACGATTCTTCTTGCCAATGATTTGGATGCTTTACTGCCTAATTATCTTTTAGCTAAAAAATTAAATATTCCGTTAATATTTGACAGTCATGAAATTTTTTCTGAAATGCCCGCTGTTCAAGGGAAAATGTCTCAAAAACTGTGGCGTTATTTGCAGAACAAAATTGTTCCGAATTTAAAATTCATGATTACTGCAAGTGGAAGTTATGCAAAATGGTTTCATAACAAATACGGAATCAATCCAACCGTTATTCAGAATGCGCCAAGAAAAATTGATTTTTCAATAGAAATTCCAGAAAATAATCCCAAAATAATTTTATATCAAGGCGCAATTAATCCATTTAGAGGAATTGATAAAGCTATTTTGGCAATGCATCATCTTGAAAATGTTATTTTTAAAATTGCAGGAGACGGACCGAAGAAAAAAGAATACGAAGATTTAATTGTAAAAGAAAATCTTCAGGATAAAGTTCAGTTTTTAGGAAAATTGCTTCCGGAAGATTTAAGAGAAATCACATTAACCGCTGATGTTGGAATGAGCATAGAAGAAAATGGCGGTGAAAGCTATGAATTTTCACTTCCTAATAAGGTTTTAGACTGTATTCAGGCTAGAGCTCCTTTAATTCTATCTCCGCTTCCGGAAATGCTGAGTATTAAAAATCAGTTTGATGTTGGCGAAATTATCAAAAATCATCAACCCGAAAATATAGCTACAGCAATAAATTTAGTGTTAAATAAAGGGAGAAAAAACTATCAATTAGAATTGAAAAAAGCTTCCGAAATTCTTTGTTGGGAAAATGAAGAAGTGAAATTGCTGGATGTTTTTGAAAAAGCTTCTCGATAA
- a CDS encoding SufE family protein, protein MTIKEKQQEIIDEFAFLEDWEQKYEYIIDLGKELKGLPDDKKTDDNLIKGCQSKVWIDAEFKDGKLFFNADSDGILPKGIVSLLVSIYSGHSTQEILDSDFEFISEIGLQEFLSPSRANGLMAMTKQIKFYAVAYQLKS, encoded by the coding sequence ATGACCATTAAAGAAAAACAGCAGGAAATAATCGACGAATTTGCGTTTCTTGAAGACTGGGAACAGAAATATGAATACATCATAGATTTGGGTAAAGAACTGAAAGGTCTTCCGGATGACAAGAAAACCGATGATAACTTAATCAAAGGTTGCCAAAGCAAGGTGTGGATTGATGCTGAATTTAAAGATGGAAAACTATTTTTCAATGCAGATTCTGACGGAATTCTTCCAAAAGGAATCGTTTCTTTGCTGGTAAGCATTTATAGCGGTCATTCTACCCAGGAAATTCTTGATTCTGATTTTGAATTTATTTCTGAAATCGGATTGCAGGAATTTTTATCTCCTTCAAGAGCCAACGGATTGATGGCGATGACCAAGCAAATCAAATTTTATGCAGTCGCATACCAACTGAAATCTTAG
- a CDS encoding glycosyltransferase family 9 protein encodes MTRILAYRFSAFGDVAMTVPVFREFLEQNPEVEIVMVSRNNFESLFADIPNVIFHGIDLDEYKGFLGIRRLAKELLKLYKPDYVADLHDVIRAKILDKIYVRKGLKVFKINKGKEEKENLTDVWNLDKTRLKRTVERYADVFRDMAFKVELSHQLRPKSNQKSGIGFAPFAQHKGKMLPLEKSFELVKILAEKNTVYFFGGGKKETETLESWEKQIPNTKSLAGKLNLSEELHRISQLEVMISMDSANMHLASIVGTRCVSIWGATHPYAGFLGFGQSENDVVQINDLTCRPCSVFGDKECYRGDWACLEEINVQQIIDKI; translated from the coding sequence GTGACCAGAATTTTAGCATACCGTTTTTCCGCTTTTGGTGATGTCGCTATGACAGTGCCTGTTTTTCGGGAGTTTTTGGAACAAAATCCTGAAGTTGAAATTGTGATGGTTTCTCGGAATAACTTTGAGAGCTTATTTGCTGATATTCCGAATGTTATCTTTCATGGGATTGATCTTGATGAATATAAAGGATTTCTTGGAATAAGAAGATTGGCCAAAGAATTATTAAAGTTATACAAACCAGATTATGTTGCTGATTTGCATGATGTTATCCGGGCGAAAATATTGGATAAGATTTATGTAAGAAAAGGCTTAAAGGTTTTTAAAATAAACAAAGGAAAAGAGGAGAAAGAAAACCTTACGGATGTCTGGAATTTAGATAAAACTCGATTAAAAAGAACGGTAGAACGTTATGCAGATGTTTTTCGGGATATGGCTTTTAAAGTTGAGCTTTCGCATCAGTTAAGACCCAAATCTAATCAAAAATCTGGGATTGGTTTTGCGCCATTCGCTCAACATAAAGGAAAAATGCTTCCTTTAGAGAAGTCTTTTGAACTTGTAAAAATTTTAGCAGAAAAAAATACCGTTTACTTCTTCGGAGGTGGAAAAAAAGAAACGGAAACCCTTGAAAGTTGGGAAAAACAAATTCCCAATACCAAAAGTTTGGCAGGAAAACTTAATCTTTCAGAAGAACTACACCGAATTTCGCAGCTTGAAGTAATGATTTCGATGGATTCAGCTAATATGCATTTAGCCAGTATTGTAGGAACTCGTTGTGTTTCAATTTGGGGAGCGACTCATCCATATGCAGGGTTTTTAGGTTTCGGACAAAGCGAGAATGACGTTGTTCAGATTAATGATCTTACCTGTAGACCCTGTTCGGTTTTTGGTGATAAAGAATGCTACCGTGGCGATTGGGCGTGTTTGGAAGAAATCAACGTACAACAGATTATAGACAAAATTTAA
- a CDS encoding glycosyltransferase family 2 protein, which produces MKISVCIPVYNFDVRELVYDLKKEIESHSINAEIILIDDGSDENFKQINNELNHQVNQFILLEKNIGRSRIRNLFLEYSKTEYLLFLDCDGKIISPNFLKNYVNLLDENSNVAVVYGGRKVSEKPSSEKHILRWRFAVERENLPLEKRKMKPYLSFQTNNFLIKKNIFESIKFNPDLRKYGYEDLVFSMDLKSVKIPVIHIDNPIYNNDVEEGSVYLKKVDESVESLLLMLNNQALSSKLSEIKLVKAYESVCKKGLKFPVLILFSFFEKFLKKNLLSGNPNLKFLDLYKLGLMLKKSK; this is translated from the coding sequence ATGAAGATTTCTGTTTGCATTCCGGTTTATAATTTTGATGTAAGAGAATTGGTCTATGATCTTAAGAAAGAAATAGAAAGCCATTCAATCAATGCTGAAATTATTCTTATTGATGACGGTTCAGACGAAAATTTCAAACAAATAAATAACGAACTCAATCATCAGGTAAACCAGTTTATTTTACTTGAAAAAAATATTGGAAGATCCAGAATTAGAAATCTGTTTTTAGAGTATTCAAAAACGGAATATCTGCTCTTTTTAGATTGTGACGGAAAAATTATTTCTCCAAATTTTCTTAAAAACTATGTCAATCTTTTAGATGAAAATTCTAATGTAGCTGTTGTTTATGGCGGAAGAAAGGTTTCAGAAAAGCCGTCTTCAGAAAAGCATATTTTAAGATGGAGATTTGCTGTAGAAAGGGAAAATTTACCGTTAGAAAAGAGAAAAATGAAACCTTATTTAAGCTTTCAGACAAATAATTTTTTAATTAAAAAAAACATCTTTGAAAGCATTAAATTTAATCCTGATCTCCGGAAATATGGCTATGAAGATTTGGTGTTTTCAATGGATTTAAAATCAGTAAAAATCCCGGTAATACATATTGATAACCCGATTTATAATAATGACGTAGAAGAGGGGAGTGTTTATTTGAAAAAGGTTGATGAGTCTGTAGAGAGTCTTCTGCTCATGCTAAATAATCAAGCATTAAGCTCTAAATTATCTGAAATTAAGCTTGTAAAAGCATATGAGTCTGTTTGTAAAAAAGGATTAAAATTTCCTGTTTTAATTTTATTTAGTTTTTTCGAAAAATTTCTGAAAAAGAATTTACTTTCCGGAAATCCTAATCTCAAATTTTTAGATCTATATAAACTTGGATTGATGCTTAAAAAATCAAAATAG
- a CDS encoding bifunctional folylpolyglutamate synthase/dihydrofolate synthase, which yields MTNAQYQEAVEWLFVQAPNYQLDGQKAYKPGLGNITRLCSFFDNPQDKIKCIHIGGTNGKGSTSNMLSSVLQEAGYKTGLYNSPHLIDFTERIKINGKNCDKEFVYNFILKLKKLPEDILPSFFEFTTIMAFEYFAQQKVDFAIIEVGLGGRLDSTNIIKPLVAAITNVQLDHQNILGDTIEEIAFEKAGIIKAYTPIIFGDDNEIVKNIIKDKATEENAPFIDATELKTELKSDLKGNYQNKNIKVVLELVEELRKLNYPISNKNIETGLLSVHQNTGFIGRWFEFSQDPLTICDTGHNQAGLESVFEQLNSIEKHKHVVLGFVNDKKIDDVMDLLPQNSQFYFAKPSINRGRPPQDYEDLLINSKIKYKIFDSVQEAYLSAKQECTNEEMIFIGGSNFVVGDFLEKNLEICE from the coding sequence ATGACAAACGCACAATATCAGGAAGCTGTAGAATGGCTTTTCGTTCAGGCGCCAAACTATCAGTTAGATGGACAAAAAGCATACAAACCGGGACTTGGAAACATCACAAGACTCTGCTCTTTTTTTGACAACCCACAAGATAAAATAAAATGCATTCACATTGGAGGAACCAATGGCAAAGGATCCACCAGCAACATGCTTTCTTCGGTTCTTCAGGAAGCGGGTTACAAAACGGGTTTATATAATTCTCCACATCTTATTGATTTCACAGAAAGAATTAAAATTAACGGTAAAAATTGCGATAAAGAGTTTGTCTATAATTTCATTTTAAAACTAAAAAAGCTCCCTGAAGATATCCTCCCCTCTTTTTTTGAGTTTACGACAATTATGGCGTTTGAATATTTTGCTCAGCAAAAGGTAGACTTTGCGATTATTGAAGTCGGTTTAGGTGGAAGATTAGATTCAACCAATATTATCAAACCTTTGGTTGCAGCAATTACGAATGTACAGCTCGATCATCAAAATATCTTAGGAGATACCATCGAAGAAATTGCCTTTGAAAAAGCAGGAATTATAAAAGCTTACACACCAATTATTTTCGGAGATGATAATGAAATCGTAAAAAACATTATCAAAGATAAAGCAACTGAAGAAAACGCTCCATTTATTGACGCTACCGAATTAAAAACCGAGCTAAAATCAGATTTGAAGGGAAACTATCAAAATAAAAACATTAAAGTTGTTTTAGAATTGGTTGAAGAATTGAGAAAACTAAACTACCCTATCTCAAATAAAAATATTGAAACCGGACTTTTATCCGTCCACCAAAATACAGGATTTATTGGCCGTTGGTTTGAATTTTCCCAAGATCCTTTGACTATTTGTGATACAGGACACAATCAGGCTGGTTTGGAATCAGTTTTTGAACAGTTAAATTCTATTGAAAAACACAAACACGTTGTTTTAGGATTTGTCAATGACAAGAAAATTGATGATGTAATGGACTTACTTCCTCAAAATTCTCAGTTTTATTTTGCAAAACCATCCATCAACAGAGGAAGACCCCCACAAGACTATGAAGATTTACTAATTAATTCAAAAATAAAATATAAAATTTTTGATTCTGTACAAGAAGCGTATCTTTCTGCAAAACAAGAATGTACAAATGAAGAAATGATTTTTATTGGCGGAAGCAACTTTGTAGTTGGAGATTTTTTAGAAAAAAATTTGGAGATTTGTGAATAA
- a CDS encoding TolC family protein, producing MKKVLTVVLGLAFAGLNAQQKWSLRECVDYAVKHNLQVIQNEYSKQIQDSNLKIAQRNYLPSVNASVGNNVSFGQASLGTGSIRNDRFSNSANLGADILVYNNGRLEKTIRKSQFDVEASQYDIETIKNDISLQIAQQYLTTLLNKEIVKISQSATENAKKQFDRAKITTDVGTTAQTIVAEAEAAWAREKQNLKTAEINVGRSLFALAQLLQLKEYKDFDVEDVEVDDKLTPQLFSVDDVLNLAYGNQPQIKAAESRIKSAETQTEITKTSFWPTITASLGIGSFYNNLLNTSYSGFDEFGNAAKERSFFQQYKDNFGQQGGISLNIPIFNKGITKLQVEQSKINENIAKTTLEQQKQTVRQSVQQAQFDADANYEVYLAAVEAEKSTKLAMEFADKSYAAGRTTIYDLNIARNNYANSQGSVQQAKFNYLFSLKLLNFYSGIPLTL from the coding sequence ATGAAAAAAGTTTTGACGGTAGTTTTGGGATTAGCCTTTGCAGGATTAAACGCTCAGCAGAAATGGTCTTTGCGTGAATGTGTAGACTACGCAGTAAAGCATAATCTTCAAGTGATTCAGAATGAATATTCAAAACAGATTCAGGATTCTAATCTTAAAATTGCTCAGAGAAATTACCTTCCTTCTGTGAATGCAAGTGTAGGAAATAATGTAAGTTTCGGACAGGCTTCTTTGGGAACAGGAAGTATCAGAAACGACAGATTCAGCAATTCTGCAAATTTAGGAGCAGATATTTTAGTTTACAATAACGGGAGACTTGAAAAAACAATAAGAAAATCTCAGTTTGATGTAGAAGCGAGCCAATATGACATTGAAACTATTAAAAATGATATTTCACTTCAGATTGCTCAACAGTATTTAACGACTTTATTGAATAAAGAGATTGTAAAAATTTCTCAAAGTGCAACAGAAAATGCAAAAAAACAGTTTGATAGGGCAAAAATAACTACAGATGTGGGTACTACGGCTCAAACAATTGTTGCAGAAGCAGAAGCGGCGTGGGCAAGAGAAAAGCAAAATTTAAAAACCGCTGAAATTAATGTTGGAAGAAGCTTGTTTGCTTTGGCACAGTTACTTCAGTTAAAAGAATACAAAGATTTTGATGTGGAAGATGTAGAAGTTGATGATAAGTTGACTCCTCAATTGTTTTCTGTAGATGATGTGTTGAATTTAGCTTATGGAAATCAACCACAAATAAAAGCAGCAGAAAGCAGAATAAAATCTGCCGAAACTCAGACAGAAATTACCAAAACGTCTTTTTGGCCAACTATTACTGCAAGTTTGGGAATAGGAAGTTTTTATAATAATTTATTGAATACAAGTTATTCTGGGTTTGATGAATTTGGAAATGCCGCAAAAGAACGTTCTTTTTTCCAGCAGTATAAAGATAACTTTGGGCAGCAAGGAGGGATCAGTTTAAATATTCCTATTTTCAATAAAGGAATTACCAAACTTCAGGTAGAACAGTCAAAAATCAATGAGAATATTGCTAAAACAACTTTAGAACAGCAAAAACAGACTGTAAGGCAAAGTGTTCAGCAAGCTCAATTTGATGCGGATGCTAATTATGAAGTGTATCTTGCAGCAGTAGAAGCCGAAAAAAGCACAAAATTGGCTATGGAATTTGCAGATAAAAGTTATGCAGCGGGTCGTACAACAATTTATGATTTAAATATTGCCCGAAACAATTATGCAAACTCTCAAGGCTCGGTTCAACAGGCAAAATTTAATTATCTTTTCAGCCTTAAATTATTGAATTTCTATTCAGGGATTCCGCTAACTTTGTAA
- a CDS encoding SprT-like domain-containing protein, with product MSIQSLEKYLPQNTLLYLRKWFSDYSIHIKVTKNRNSKLGDYRKLRNNSHEISINSTLAPQLFFFVLTHELAHLIAFEKFGRRIAPHGNEWKDTFREMLLESADVYDEDLKPIITKFSRSPKANFMASPDLVKYFHIDNQNDDEIFIEKLSKGENFIYREQKYLLEGLIKKNYLCMNLATGRKYSFKPLARVKKCS from the coding sequence ATGTCTATTCAGTCTTTAGAAAAATATTTGCCTCAAAATACACTTTTGTATTTAAGGAAATGGTTTTCAGATTATTCTATTCATATAAAGGTTACTAAAAACCGAAATTCGAAGCTTGGAGACTATCGGAAGTTACGTAATAATTCGCACGAAATTAGCATCAATTCTACATTAGCCCCGCAACTTTTCTTTTTCGTATTAACTCACGAATTGGCGCATCTCATTGCCTTCGAAAAATTCGGAAGAAGAATTGCTCCACACGGTAACGAATGGAAAGATACTTTCAGGGAAATGCTTTTGGAAAGTGCGGATGTTTATGATGAAGATCTAAAGCCGATTATAACTAAGTTTTCACGGTCTCCGAAAGCCAATTTTATGGCAAGTCCGGATCTCGTAAAATATTTTCATATTGATAATCAGAATGATGATGAGATTTTTATAGAGAAGCTTAGCAAGGGTGAAAATTTCATCTATCGAGAACAAAAGTATTTGTTGGAAGGTCTGATTAAAAAAAACTATCTTTGTATGAATCTGGCTACAGGACGAAAGTATTCTTTCAAACCTTTGGCTAGAGTGAAAAAATGCAGTTAA
- a CDS encoding mannose-1-phosphate guanylyltransferase has protein sequence MLKSDKYCVIMAGGIGSRFWPLSTQKFPKQFQDILGTGRTMIQQTYDRISKVIPKENIFVITNKEYVALSHQQLPEIPEDNVVGEPLMKNTAACNLYMANKIAEINPDATMIVLPADHLILKEDVFLEKVELAFDLASTHDYLVTLGITPTRPDTGYGYIQFVEKKDSDYYKVKTFTEKPILEIAKSFLESGDFLWNAGIFIWNVKSIHKAFEMFLPDMTQQFMACEYNAEAEVSCIELIYPKIQKISIDNGILEKAKNVYVIPADLGWSDLGTWTSVFENSDRDENENAVNIKTALTYDSTGNIIHVKNNKAVVIDGLKDFIVVDTDKVLLICPREHDQQIKEYVLDLKSLKKGEKFM, from the coding sequence ATGTTAAAATCAGATAAGTACTGTGTGATTATGGCAGGAGGAATCGGTAGTAGATTCTGGCCTCTGAGCACACAGAAATTTCCCAAACAATTTCAGGATATTTTAGGAACGGGTCGTACCATGATTCAGCAGACGTATGACAGAATCAGTAAGGTTATTCCTAAAGAAAACATATTTGTAATTACCAACAAAGAGTATGTAGCACTTTCTCATCAGCAATTACCAGAAATTCCTGAGGATAATGTAGTGGGTGAGCCTTTGATGAAAAATACGGCTGCATGTAATCTTTACATGGCAAATAAAATTGCTGAAATCAATCCTGATGCCACGATGATTGTGCTTCCAGCAGATCATTTAATCTTAAAAGAAGATGTTTTTTTGGAGAAAGTAGAATTGGCATTTGACTTAGCTTCTACTCATGATTATTTAGTGACTTTGGGAATTACACCAACAAGACCAGATACAGGTTACGGATACATCCAATTTGTTGAGAAAAAAGATTCAGACTATTATAAAGTTAAAACTTTCACAGAAAAACCTATTCTTGAAATTGCCAAAAGTTTCCTTGAAAGCGGAGATTTCCTGTGGAATGCAGGAATTTTTATCTGGAATGTAAAATCTATTCACAAAGCTTTTGAGATGTTTCTTCCGGACATGACTCAGCAGTTTATGGCTTGCGAATACAATGCAGAAGCAGAGGTAAGCTGTATAGAACTCATTTATCCTAAAATTCAAAAAATATCAATCGATAACGGGATTTTAGAAAAAGCTAAAAACGTATATGTAATTCCGGCTGATTTAGGCTGGAGCGATCTCGGAACCTGGACTTCGGTTTTTGAAAACAGCGATAGAGACGAAAATGAAAATGCAGTCAATATCAAAACAGCGCTTACCTACGATTCTACAGGAAATATTATTCATGTAAAAAATAATAAAGCGGTTGTAATAGACGGTTTGAAAGATTTTATCGTTGTAGATACAGATAAAGTACTTTTAATCTGCCCAAGAGAGCACGATCAGCAGATTAAAGAATACGTTTTAGATTTAAAAAGCCTTAAAAAAGGAGAGAAATTTATGTAA